The DNA segment AGAGGATCCTTTTTTAACTTTTATTTTTTCACCGGATATTTTGTAAAAATTCCATCGAAAGATTACGTTGTTCAATTCAATGATCTTCCGATGGAAACCGTGTGGAATTTGCTTGTGTCGATTTTTCGTTTTACCCGAATATTCCCGGAAATACATATATATACAAAGCATATACAGAAGTTGTATAACGCTTGAGTGTATGTGAAAATCGATCCGAAAGTAAAGGGAAGATGTTGCAAGACGCAGTTCTGTAATTTTCGTATTTCAAGAAACATTATGATTTTGGAATGTACTTTAACCTTTTGAAGGTTTCGGAAAATTTCCAGTGGTTCGGATTGAGTTGCAAAAGTCGAAAAGAAAAAATCGGGAAATTCGGTTATCCGACGGTAGTTGATTTCAATCCGCTGAACGTACCCTTTCCTAAAAGTTCTACGTTTTTATGAAATTTTTCCCTTTCGCCCGGAAAGGATGACTTACCGACCAGTTCCAAGCCTAAAATCAGATTTCCTTCTGAATCGTAGGCGATCCATCGAATGGCTCCAAAAACCTTAAAGTAGCCCTGCATCCGTATGTAGATGTCAAAAACAAAACCAGTATGTTTGGGAAGGGTTTGGATCAGATGCGCATTCGTGATCTTAATACTGATTCCATTATTGGAGATGTCCAAGATCTGAAATTTTTCCGTAGAAAGGACGGTGTTGGATTCTTTAATTCTTGCAACCATCTCCTTTGCTATTTCCGATAATTTTTCGATCGTCTCCTTTCCGAGAGCGGTTTCTTTGTTTCTTACCCAAATGTATCCGAGAGGAATCGATTGTCTGGAATGATTGAGATATATGATCGGATAAATGATTTCGGAGATTATTTTTTCGTCTTTATACTTCCGAACGAGTGAAGCGATCTCTTCGCTGGTTTCAGCCTCAATATCGATTTGATTTTCGTTTGTCGCCTTATAGGATTTAAGATCGGATGTGTTCCCGATGTAAAAGTATTTTTTGGTTCTTTTGACCAGGTCGAATTTATCCTCCAGCTCGGAATGAAATACGTCGACTTCGACTAAGCCCATTTGATGACTTTTTAATTTTATTTTATAGTCCTCAAAACTGACTTTGACCAGAGTCGGAATGTTAAAAAGGGAAGCGTCGATTACCGTTTTGGAAGAATTGATGTTGGTGACATGAGCCGCATCTTCGGTGACCGAATATCTAGGATAACTGCGGTTCGTTTTTGCGATCGCGATTTTGCTAACCCCTAACTCTGCGCGATTGGAGGATGGATTTTGGATAAAAAAACATTCGATCTGAATGTATTTTGCGAGAACACGATAGAGTAAAATCATACTGTTTTCGCTAAAGCTAAGTTCGTCATCAAATTCTATAAGGATCCTTTCCCCATCTTCTATATATTGTCTGATCGTTACGGAAATTCGGCTGTCTTTTCCTTTTATAATTAGACTTTCATTTAACAGATACTTTTCTATAATATGCTTTCTTTGTATCGGTGAATCGATGGTATCCAGATCCCTATTTTTTACTTTGGTCTTGTTCATTGAATCTATCCTGGTTGCACACTCGGTTCAAAAGTTATAAACAACATACAAGTAGAATGGAACGCCTAATTGGTAAATATAAAATTTCTGAGACAAATTCCTAAATTTTAAATCAGGATGATTCAGCATATAAACGTTCGTCAATCTTGGAGTTCTTTTGGTAAGAGCTGGACTCGGTATTTGGAAGCCATCTTTTTTAACTGATCGATTTCAATCGAATGGATGTTTTTTCCTCCATGATAGTTTTCCACGGTAAGAACGAAGATCACGTATTGAAAGTTCGAGGCCAACTGGAAATACGGTTCCATTTCCCAGGAAAGAGTAAATGTATTGTCGACAAACACTTTTGAAATCCCCTTTTCTAAAGCCTTTCTTGTATTCTCTTCGCAATTTTTATACGCCAAATGATTTTGTCTGTAATCGAAGTTGTATTCCTTTGTTTTCGGATCCACAAAATAGTCGTCGATGGAAAAAATCGGATATCTCCCATTTTCAGCCAATGACTTTGTGACGGTTGTTTTTCCCGCTCCGGGCAAACCTCTTATCAGAAAAAGTGATTTTTCAGGATTCATCTTGAAACGAATTCAACCGGTTTTGAGTAGGGTTCAAATGAGATCGATCGTAACATTAGAAAAATCCCATCAAACCGATTTTGAATTCAGCGGCTTCGTATGAAAGAAATTTCCGTCGTTTAAAGCGCGATTCTGTGATCAAAAAATTCTCTATGCTGATTCTAAACTCGATGCCTTGTCGATCCCATCTTGTTCGTTTTCGGAAAGAGTCTAACGATCGGTAGAGATCGATCTTTTAAAAAACTCTCAGTTTTAAACGTTCTCGGGCTTCTTCTTTTACTTTACAAATAGCTCAAATCCGTTTAGCTTATAGGAATCATCGATTGCTATGACTCTTCGCTCAAACTCGAGCGGATCGAATGGAGAAGGAAACGAGTAGAATGAAATATTTAGAGACAGAACAAGTCATCCCCGCGAAGGGAATGTCTTATACAATGTATGAAGTGGAAGGAGAAGATCAGATTCTTAAGATGATGACTTATATTCCCAATACCGACGAAATTCATATCTATCCGAAACCACCTGTAAAAAAATTATACAAACCCGAACTTTGTAAGGTGATCGACGAACTCGTTTTTTCGGAACTCTGGAAATTGGGAGAAGAAAGAAAAGCGGCAAAGTAGAAAGGAAGTGAGTTCTGGCCTCGGAGAGAATCGAACTCCCGACACAAGGATTTTCAGTCCTCTGCTCTACCGACTGAGCTACAAGGCCGAACTCATGGACAGCATAGAAAAACAGTCCTCACTGTCAACGAAAAAGATCGAGAAGCGTCCTCTCTTTCCGGAAGTGTACAATGTCTTCCTCTTCTAAGATTTACAATTCTTCTCTTCGAAAAACGGAGCGCAAAAAAATGGTTCGTTCTCAAATCTCGGCGAGGGGAATTCGGAATCCGGAAATTCTTTTTGCGCTTGAGTCGATTCCCAGAGAATGTTTTGTCCCCGCCTCTCATTCCTCTCATGCTTACGAAGACAAACCTCTTCCGATCGGATGTAATCAGACAATCTCACAACCTTTTATGGTTGCTTGGATGTCGGATTTACTTGGAGTTCAAAAAGGGGAGCGGGTTTTTGAAATCGGGACCGGTTCGGGTTATCAATCCGCTGTTTTGGATTTTCTCGGTGCGAAACTTTTATCCGTGGAATTTTTTTCGCAGCTTCATAAAAATGCGATT comes from the Leptospira sp. WS92.C1 genome and includes:
- a CDS encoding DUF1577 domain-containing protein translates to MNKTKVKNRDLDTIDSPIQRKHIIEKYLLNESLIIKGKDSRISVTIRQYIEDGERILIEFDDELSFSENSMILLYRVLAKYIQIECFFIQNPSSNRAELGVSKIAIAKTNRSYPRYSVTEDAAHVTNINSSKTVIDASLFNIPTLVKVSFEDYKIKLKSHQMGLVEVDVFHSELEDKFDLVKRTKKYFYIGNTSDLKSYKATNENQIDIEAETSEEIASLVRKYKDEKIISEIIYPIIYLNHSRQSIPLGYIWVRNKETALGKETIEKLSEIAKEMVARIKESNTVLSTEKFQILDISNNGISIKITNAHLIQTLPKHTGFVFDIYIRMQGYFKVFGAIRWIAYDSEGNLILGLELVGKSSFPGEREKFHKNVELLGKGTFSGLKSTTVG
- a CDS encoding AAA family ATPase, with the translated sequence MNPEKSLFLIRGLPGAGKTTVTKSLAENGRYPIFSIDDYFVDPKTKEYNFDYRQNHLAYKNCEENTRKALEKGISKVFVDNTFTLSWEMEPYFQLASNFQYVIFVLTVENYHGGKNIHSIEIDQLKKMASKYRVQLLPKELQD
- a CDS encoding protein-L-isoaspartate O-methyltransferase is translated as MSSSSKIYNSSLRKTERKKMVRSQISARGIRNPEILFALESIPRECFVPASHSSHAYEDKPLPIGCNQTISQPFMVAWMSDLLGVQKGERVFEIGTGSGYQSAVLDFLGAKLLSVEFFSQLHKNAIQNLERWKPGCVAKHQFVLGNAPEFLNADLRFEKMISCAALPEMPGEDSVYFHSLVPGGIFVFPMGKDQEIQILIVAKKTSNGWSLETKGGVKFVPLLGTDF